TTCGGCATCGCCGGTTTCGGCACCGCGCTGGTGGCCGGGCCGATTCTGATCCTGTTCATGCCGCTGTCGAAAATCGTGCCGCTGCTGGTGTTGCTGGATTTCGTCGCGGCGTTCGGCAATCTGTTGCCCTCGCGACGGAATGTGGCGAGGCCCGAACTGCTGCGGCTGCTGCCGTGCATGGCGGTGGGCTGCACGTTGGGGGTGATTTTTCTCCTGAACTTGAAGTCCGATGTCTTGCTGCTGTTGATGGGGCTGTTTATCAGCGCCTATGCGGTCTACAGCCTGTGGATTAAAACCCGTCCGGCGCAATTGTCCGCCGGGTGGGCGGTGCCGATGGGCACGGTGGGCGGGATGTTCGGGGCGCTGTTTGGCAGTGGCGGCTTTTTATATGCAATCTATTTGAACAGTCGGCTGCCCAAGGATGCGGCCCGGGCAACCCAGAGTGCGTTGATCAGTTGCAGCACCGTGGTGCGTTTGAGCCTGTTTGCCGTCGCCGGTGTGTATGCCGAGCTACCCTTATTGGTATTGGCGCTGTGTTTGTTGCCGGCGATGGCGCTGGGGTTGTGGATCGGCCGGCGGTTGACCATGAAATTGTCCCGCGAGGCATTCGTGCGGCTAGTGACTTGGTTGGTGCTGGCCAGCGGGATTGCCTTGATCGGGCGTTATTTGAGTACTTGACCGGATTTCGTCAGGGATTAAGCTGCCGGCCGCCTTGGCGCTATCGCGGGCAAGCCCGCTCCCACAAGGATCTCAGGTGAGCACAAATGTGTTTACGACCGAGAACGTGTGGGAGCGGGCTTGCCCGCGATGGCGTCAGGACGAACACCGCAGAACATCCATTTGACGCAGCAGGCTTGCACCATGAATTCCCAAAGCATCATCGTCCCGAAAATCTCCACCCTGCCGGTACACGAACCCCGGGCCCGGGCGGTCGTGCGTTGGCTGGTGCGCAAGAACATCATTAAAGAAGAACTGACCACCTGTGGCCGCACCGGCAATCGCATGGCCCACGCCATCGCCGACGGTGCCCGCGCCGTGGTCCTGCACCCTGACGCGCTGCCGTTCGGCGAGCCGGTCAATGGCCTGGAAATCATCACCAAGCGCTGCATCTATACACCGGCCAAGGGGTTTCTCGAAGAAGCCGGCTGCGCCGAGTGCCGCAAGGAAATCGGCGAAGCGCTGTTCGAAAGCCTGGAAGACTGGATGCCGGGGCGCACCGATAACTTCACCTGCCCTGAATGCGGGCATGAAGACGACATCAACGGGTTTCTGTTCTTGCAGGAATGCGGCTTTTCCAACCTGGGGTTCATCTTCAACAACTGGCTCGAGGCCGGGTTCAAGCAGGACTTTATCGATGAGTTTGCCGATTGGCTGGATCAACCCGTGAGCTGGGTCAAAGTCGAACTGTAAATGTAGGAGCGAGGCTTGCCCGCGAAGGCATCGATTCGGTCTACCTGATGACCGCGATGATGCCTTCGCGGGCAAGCCTCGCTCCTACGGGATTTGTGTGCCAAAACCTCCGTCGATCACCGCGTCGATAATAGACAGAGTTTTACATTGAACCCGAGGGGGTGTCTGACTATAATGGCGCGCTTCCATTTTCCCGCTCGGGAGCCCCCGCGATGCTGCGTATCAGCCAAGAAGCTCTGACCTTCGACGACATTCTTTTAGTGCCCGGTTATTCCGAGGTTCTTCCTAACGAAGTCAGTCTCAAGACCCGCCTTACCCGTGGCATCGAGCTGAATATTCCACTGGTTTCTGCTGCCATGGACACCGTTACTGAAGCCCGTTTGGCAATTGCCATGGCTCAGGAAGGTGGCATCGGCATCATCCACAAGAACATGACCATCGAGCAGCAAGCTGCCGAAGTGCGTAAGGTCAAGCGGTACGAGGCCGGCGTGGTCAAGGACCCGATCACCATCGAGGCTGACGCCACGGTTCGTGAACTGTTCGAACTGACCCGCCTGCACAACATCTCCGGCGTTCCGGTACTGCACGATGGCGACCTGGTCGGCATCGTCACTTCCCGTGACGTGCGTTTCGAAAACCGCATGGACGCCAGCGTCCGTGAAGTGATGACGCCTAAAGAGCGTCTGGTCACGGTCAAGGAAGGCGCCGACAAGAACGACGTCCGTGAGCTGTTGCACAAGCACCGTATCGAGCGCGTGCTGATCGTCGACGACAAATTCGCCCTCAAAGGCATGATGACCGTCAACGACATCGAAAAAGCCAAGGCTTATCCGCTGGCCAGCAAGGACGATCAAGGTCGTCTGCGCGTCGGCGCTGCAGTCGGTACCGGTAAAGACACCGGTGACCGCGTAGCTGCCCTGGTCCACGCCGGCGTTGACGTGGTAGTGGTCGACACTGCTCACGGTCACTCCAAAGGCGTGATCGATCGCGTTCGCTGGGTCAAACAGAATTTCCCTGAAGTGCAGGTCATCGGCGGCAACATCGCCACCGGCGCTGCCGCCAAGGCCCTGGCCGAAGCCGGCGCTGACGCAGTCAAGGTCGGTATCGGCCCGGGCTCGATCTGCACCACCCGTATCGTCGCCGGTGTCGGCGTCCCGCAAATCAGTGCCATCGCCAACGTCGCCGCTGCCCTTGAAGGCACTGGCGTTCCGTTGATCGCCGACGGCGGCATCCGTTTCTCCGGTGACCTGTCCAAGGCCATCGTTGCCGGTGCCT
This genomic stretch from Pseudomonas wuhanensis harbors:
- a CDS encoding sugar ABC transporter ATPase; this translates as MNSQSIIVPKISTLPVHEPRARAVVRWLVRKNIIKEELTTCGRTGNRMAHAIADGARAVVLHPDALPFGEPVNGLEIITKRCIYTPAKGFLEEAGCAECRKEIGEALFESLEDWMPGRTDNFTCPECGHEDDINGFLFLQECGFSNLGFIFNNWLEAGFKQDFIDEFADWLDQPVSWVKVEL
- the guaB gene encoding IMP dehydrogenase; protein product: MLRISQEALTFDDILLVPGYSEVLPNEVSLKTRLTRGIELNIPLVSAAMDTVTEARLAIAMAQEGGIGIIHKNMTIEQQAAEVRKVKRYEAGVVKDPITIEADATVRELFELTRLHNISGVPVLHDGDLVGIVTSRDVRFENRMDASVREVMTPKERLVTVKEGADKNDVRELLHKHRIERVLIVDDKFALKGMMTVNDIEKAKAYPLASKDDQGRLRVGAAVGTGKDTGDRVAALVHAGVDVVVVDTAHGHSKGVIDRVRWVKQNFPEVQVIGGNIATGAAAKALAEAGADAVKVGIGPGSICTTRIVAGVGVPQISAIANVAAALEGTGVPLIADGGIRFSGDLSKAIVAGASCVMMGSMFAGTEEAPGEIELFQGRSYKAYRGMGSLGAMSQAQGSSDRYFQDSSAGAEKLVPEGIEGRVPYKGTLSAIIHQLMGGLRSSMGYTGSADIEEMRTKPEFVRITGAGMAESHVHDVQITKEAPNYRVG
- a CDS encoding sulfite exporter TauE/SafE family protein; translation: MNVLELLNQWPWGAVDWLVIGLGIALAYIVFGIAGFGTALVAGPILILFMPLSKIVPLLVLLDFVAAFGNLLPSRRNVARPELLRLLPCMAVGCTLGVIFLLNLKSDVLLLLMGLFISAYAVYSLWIKTRPAQLSAGWAVPMGTVGGMFGALFGSGGFLYAIYLNSRLPKDAARATQSALISCSTVVRLSLFAVAGVYAELPLLVLALCLLPAMALGLWIGRRLTMKLSREAFVRLVTWLVLASGIALIGRYLST